A genomic region of Leptolyngbya sp. NIES-2104 contains the following coding sequences:
- the hpsA gene encoding hormogonium polysaccharide biosynthesis protein HpsA — translation MSNRKLSLQGFFHNLGRLYRKITKSFITRVLRYVLFYQRRGKLSTAGFILPTTVLLILVVALTVGALTFRAYNRNVQVIGEAQQRVIYNAATPAIDRARSKLEFLFDATKDTRLPGGIPSQSTLEAMLLNNGTTRKDGETFSVLPYKDAAGNQVDAYTFPDEKRIDINKDGKEDNAWYFRSDTDGNGTIDDKDSTIVYSIILNSPSDPTNPAKSLATTLLELDDTAKANGKWVRQAPLSVDGALGCVTNPGGGNAGPDGWFEDKTSTAILRKNFQVDALVVPGNSGGTKATLEFTQDRQLDRGNKWGAWFRHDLEIYPGVNFRWNGAMHTEGSLIVGDSTVTAYLISSPNSCLYNPPSNSEITVTDVQGGTAKNDLLGLVAAGNVKNGNTTGSASVHLHSSTPGTGSSVATLNNSTASSKAPNPFHITLDPETVLLENGYTNVPIPTSKTDRNNRNEGTNGNLSTANKNLPEFGKQGFPQRIFAQSAPTPYVDDLYRADDLWGPKPKYGRDSSEAVPEGQSGKAIPADKLNLINNDVPSEDTEASGVGLDGYWERRARVRGLRILVGQRLELGNLFTWYTPTKSSSSDNYVGYSGTAAAQLDQNAYEYEGDPLYPPTVKPYPTASATDRTFHSDLQRRTLRDNLSAVQSTAIYHASADAQRDYPIACLATTSHPGTLWTLRQAITFRPSVFSGMDASGALTSASLLTNFFTGVGTNGWEFEPPAGTYDNFVTQVQSTTSSLRKALQNLANFAGDHQEIPGNGLKSGAFPPTPNDTIIHPHPALSMWGNYSNLKRALKNLSDRGNDFNQLSISDKTYIQTAACTLGMLAYNINEIQKFDPSAISGTEVPNDRALGGNRERRLMAKLGRDLWQLMNGRNDGSTSGDPEVLPREQLATYAYNQTGNYDANKGSYNPADYEKVSPEAFIAALRQYLLATGRASDNSRLRPDHPEFIEEMRMAEIIMLNHQIRRDRTFGFKPSRRFGKYAVSPSGVLKPVEMATACDPDQFIFNNRDANRDGDLESDTRNALGLISTPSTVLSSGGLTAANPTDYSTVFPRPVLSTNPTDTVGRSLSQYRLALSRLCGTLAPDPSVPPDPPKPPEQALVLPKFPALYYLFPEVPHDYNGDNIPASPYDHSQPQDEPYTAPYVAGDSTKDNYVGLINAQFEPIDNTRAAGRAGYPSVPFTIPSANATYNELSRKPEANPGNLNESIRVFPVPDLSVRAIALTPRSLDNSSPNKWRLPYLNSPRQYNTTTASNTFRTSASASGTHTDDKANFSTNLILKEDLTPIAVPFLDRAFFDGRQLMLTRTLDIDLGMLRGTRLGWRDETTSVWTPARNDVWLPISGIVYAFREDAVREDGISRPTCAATATTCDMNLQNPASPTDPRVRPINSTRTTLSPGENGISTKSIDPFPDPDRRIYGFRLRNGVQVMRNRAFEGTGGFINAADNNKGLSFFTDQPVYIHGNFNLHQDGNDNTMGTILEEFTDVLDANYTNFYTRRTPSNDFAKSGRDRWRPSEILADSITILSNGFCDGSIIDTFLQYNNTGNALVQAFGTGTYPVPDAGMVNVSSITGAASNRSYYHMPDEGLFDPGCVRSSYTSFHNQNRPANQLETTTGSTVFRWDWVRENSRYDAVANRRANGSGMTDDNTTGHWVDLTAPVKISRSGQPLVVRPSQITAPVSDVRINGLRPPIPPIPYNVLFPTQAYFGYGNNNGGSGASFNDNDRYLANVGALETRVNTIFVSGISPSRPNQGYGGLHNFPRFIENWEKNASDSRISPPTTLHFGGSLIQLSYTNYATSPFELENLEPLRSSDPSPATATNENIMYYRAPTRRWGYDVALQFSPASPAAARFVTAGKNRSEYYVEPPANDPYIANLCEAVKARTELNLNTNCPRRGS, via the coding sequence ATGTCAAATCGCAAACTCTCCCTCCAGGGCTTCTTCCACAACTTGGGAAGACTCTACCGCAAGATTACAAAATCCTTTATTACCAGAGTTCTTCGCTACGTTCTCTTCTATCAACGTCGCGGCAAACTTTCGACCGCAGGTTTCATCTTGCCGACCACAGTTCTGCTGATTTTGGTCGTAGCGCTGACTGTTGGCGCTCTCACCTTCCGCGCCTACAACCGCAACGTCCAGGTCATCGGGGAAGCGCAACAGCGAGTCATCTACAACGCTGCGACCCCCGCCATCGATCGCGCCCGCTCCAAACTCGAATTCTTGTTCGATGCCACAAAAGACACCCGATTGCCAGGCGGTATCCCCTCGCAATCCACCTTAGAAGCCATGCTGCTCAACAATGGCACGACCCGCAAAGATGGCGAGACCTTTTCGGTTCTTCCCTACAAGGATGCAGCGGGTAACCAAGTTGATGCTTACACCTTCCCAGACGAAAAGCGGATCGACATTAACAAAGATGGCAAAGAAGATAATGCTTGGTATTTCCGCTCCGACACCGACGGTAACGGTACTATCGACGACAAAGATTCCACGATCGTTTACTCAATTATTCTGAATTCGCCCTCAGATCCCACAAACCCCGCGAAGTCACTGGCAACAACACTACTTGAACTCGACGATACAGCCAAAGCAAACGGAAAATGGGTCAGACAAGCACCGCTCAGCGTAGACGGTGCATTAGGCTGCGTCACGAATCCAGGAGGTGGCAACGCAGGTCCTGATGGCTGGTTTGAGGACAAAACTTCAACCGCGATTTTGCGAAAGAACTTCCAGGTAGATGCCCTCGTGGTTCCAGGTAATTCAGGAGGAACGAAAGCAACTTTGGAGTTCACTCAAGATCGTCAACTCGATCGAGGCAACAAATGGGGTGCTTGGTTCCGCCACGACTTGGAAATCTATCCGGGTGTTAACTTCAGATGGAACGGAGCGATGCACACCGAAGGAAGCTTAATTGTTGGCGACAGCACCGTCACAGCTTACCTGATTAGTTCCCCAAATTCTTGTCTGTACAATCCACCTTCTAACTCTGAAATTACGGTTACTGATGTACAGGGAGGCACCGCGAAAAACGACCTCCTTGGACTTGTGGCAGCAGGGAATGTGAAAAATGGAAATACAACAGGGAGTGCCAGCGTTCACCTTCACAGTAGTACTCCGGGTACAGGAAGCAGTGTAGCAACGCTTAACAACTCTACAGCTTCAAGCAAAGCTCCAAATCCATTCCACATCACTCTCGATCCAGAGACTGTTCTGCTTGAGAATGGTTATACCAACGTTCCCATACCTACTAGCAAGACCGATCGTAACAATCGTAATGAGGGTACAAACGGTAATCTAAGTACTGCTAACAAAAACCTTCCTGAATTTGGAAAACAAGGTTTTCCACAGCGAATCTTCGCTCAGTCTGCACCAACTCCCTATGTCGATGACTTATACCGAGCAGACGATCTTTGGGGTCCGAAGCCCAAATACGGTAGAGATTCGAGTGAAGCGGTGCCAGAGGGTCAGTCTGGTAAAGCCATTCCCGCAGATAAGCTCAATCTTATTAACAATGATGTTCCCTCTGAAGATACAGAGGCTTCTGGTGTCGGCTTAGACGGATACTGGGAACGCCGTGCACGAGTGCGGGGTCTGAGAATTCTCGTCGGACAGCGCCTAGAACTAGGCAATCTATTCACTTGGTACACTCCAACTAAAAGCAGCAGTAGTGATAATTACGTTGGCTACAGCGGCACTGCTGCGGCACAACTTGATCAAAACGCATATGAGTATGAGGGCGATCCGCTCTACCCCCCAACCGTCAAACCTTACCCTACCGCTTCTGCAACCGATCGTACTTTTCACAGCGATCTCCAACGTCGAACCTTGAGAGATAACTTATCTGCGGTTCAGAGCACAGCAATCTATCATGCTTCTGCCGATGCTCAGAGAGACTATCCCATCGCTTGTCTTGCAACAACTTCGCATCCAGGGACACTCTGGACGCTTCGGCAAGCAATTACTTTCCGCCCGTCTGTTTTCTCAGGCATGGATGCGAGTGGGGCACTGACCTCAGCTTCTCTTTTAACGAACTTCTTCACAGGAGTTGGAACAAACGGTTGGGAGTTTGAGCCGCCAGCCGGAACTTATGACAACTTCGTTACACAGGTACAATCCACGACATCTTCTCTCCGCAAAGCGCTACAAAACTTGGCGAACTTTGCAGGAGACCATCAAGAAATTCCCGGTAATGGTCTGAAAAGCGGAGCCTTCCCACCAACACCCAACGACACTATAATTCACCCTCATCCAGCGCTTTCAATGTGGGGGAATTATTCCAATCTGAAACGAGCACTCAAGAACTTGAGCGATCGTGGTAACGATTTTAACCAACTCAGCATTTCAGACAAAACCTACATTCAAACCGCAGCTTGTACGCTTGGGATGTTGGCTTACAACATCAATGAGATTCAGAAGTTTGATCCAAGTGCAATTTCGGGAACCGAAGTTCCGAACGATCGAGCTTTGGGGGGGAACAGAGAAAGAAGACTCATGGCAAAGCTGGGACGCGATCTCTGGCAGCTAATGAATGGTAGAAACGATGGTTCCACAAGCGGTGATCCAGAAGTACTGCCTCGTGAGCAGCTTGCAACTTATGCCTATAACCAGACTGGGAATTATGATGCCAACAAAGGCTCCTACAACCCAGCAGATTATGAAAAGGTTTCTCCTGAAGCATTTATCGCTGCCCTTAGACAGTACTTACTCGCTACGGGCAGGGCATCGGACAATTCGCGACTGAGACCGGATCATCCGGAATTCATTGAAGAAATGCGGATGGCTGAGATTATCATGCTCAATCATCAGATTCGCCGCGATCGTACTTTTGGTTTCAAACCCTCGCGGAGATTCGGTAAGTATGCTGTCTCACCGTCAGGAGTACTCAAGCCAGTTGAAATGGCAACGGCATGTGACCCTGATCAGTTCATCTTCAACAATAGAGATGCAAATAGAGATGGGGATCTTGAAAGTGATACGCGAAACGCTCTTGGTCTCATCTCTACTCCCTCAACCGTGCTGAGTTCCGGTGGCTTAACTGCCGCTAACCCTACCGATTACTCCACGGTCTTCCCCAGACCTGTTCTTAGCACGAACCCTACTGACACTGTCGGTCGCTCTCTATCCCAGTACCGACTCGCGCTATCCAGGCTCTGTGGCACACTTGCACCTGACCCTTCTGTTCCTCCTGACCCTCCTAAGCCTCCTGAACAGGCTCTTGTGTTGCCTAAGTTCCCTGCACTCTACTATCTGTTTCCAGAAGTACCCCATGACTACAATGGTGACAACATCCCTGCTAGTCCCTATGACCATTCCCAACCGCAGGATGAGCCATACACCGCACCTTATGTTGCGGGTGATTCGACAAAAGATAACTATGTCGGATTGATTAATGCTCAGTTTGAGCCGATCGACAACACACGAGCAGCAGGTCGGGCAGGCTATCCGAGCGTACCCTTTACTATTCCTTCGGCGAATGCAACCTATAATGAATTGAGCCGTAAACCTGAGGCTAATCCAGGCAATCTCAACGAATCTATCCGAGTGTTTCCAGTTCCAGACTTGTCGGTTCGTGCGATCGCCCTAACTCCTCGCTCCCTCGACAACTCATCTCCGAACAAGTGGAGGCTTCCGTATCTCAATTCGCCTAGACAGTACAACACTACTACGGCAAGCAACACCTTTAGAACTTCTGCTAGTGCATCAGGCACTCACACAGACGACAAAGCAAACTTCTCAACGAATCTGATTCTGAAAGAAGATCTAACACCAATTGCAGTGCCATTCCTCGATCGAGCGTTCTTCGATGGACGACAGCTAATGCTAACCCGTACTTTAGACATTGATCTGGGTATGCTTCGTGGCACTAGATTGGGCTGGAGAGATGAAACTACGAGTGTTTGGACTCCAGCAAGAAATGATGTTTGGCTTCCAATTAGTGGGATCGTCTATGCCTTCCGAGAAGATGCGGTTCGAGAAGATGGGATCTCTAGACCGACTTGTGCAGCCACAGCAACAACCTGTGACATGAACCTGCAAAATCCTGCAAGTCCAACTGATCCGAGAGTCAGACCGATTAACTCAACCAGAACGACGCTCAGTCCTGGTGAAAATGGCATCTCGACTAAATCGATCGACCCATTTCCCGATCCTGATCGGCGAATTTACGGCTTCCGCCTCCGCAATGGTGTTCAAGTGATGCGAAACCGCGCCTTTGAAGGAACAGGCGGCTTCATCAATGCAGCTGACAATAACAAAGGTCTATCGTTCTTTACCGACCAGCCCGTCTACATTCACGGGAACTTCAACCTGCATCAGGATGGTAATGACAACACGATGGGCACGATTTTAGAGGAGTTCACTGATGTATTAGATGCAAATTACACCAACTTCTACACTCGTCGGACTCCAAGTAACGATTTTGCAAAGTCAGGTCGCGATCGCTGGCGACCCTCAGAAATCTTGGCAGATAGTATCACCATCTTGTCAAACGGCTTCTGTGACGGCTCGATCATTGATACCTTCCTACAATACAACAATACGGGCAATGCCCTTGTACAGGCATTTGGCACAGGTACATACCCTGTTCCTGACGCGGGAATGGTAAACGTTTCATCGATTACAGGTGCTGCTTCAAATCGAAGCTACTATCACATGCCCGATGAGGGACTGTTTGATCCAGGTTGTGTCAGGTCGAGCTACACGTCTTTTCACAATCAGAACCGTCCAGCTAACCAACTGGAAACTACAACGGGTAGCACTGTATTTAGATGGGATTGGGTGCGAGAAAACTCCCGGTATGATGCAGTCGCAAACCGTCGTGCAAATGGTTCGGGTATGACAGACGACAACACAACTGGACATTGGGTTGATCTGACTGCTCCAGTAAAAATCTCGCGCTCTGGACAGCCTCTTGTTGTTCGTCCTAGCCAAATCACCGCACCTGTTAGCGATGTACGAATTAATGGACTTCGCCCACCGATTCCGCCGATTCCATACAATGTTCTATTCCCCACGCAGGCATATTTTGGCTACGGAAACAATAACGGTGGATCTGGTGCGTCCTTTAACGACAACGATCGATACCTAGCCAATGTTGGTGCTCTCGAAACACGAGTCAACACGATCTTCGTGAGCGGTATCAGTCCATCTCGACCTAATCAAGGATACGGAGGCTTGCACAACTTCCCCCGATTCATTGAGAACTGGGAGAAAAATGCGAGTGACAGCAGGATAAGCCCGCCAACCACTCTACACTTTGGAGGTTCGTTGATTCAACTGAGCTACACCAACTATGCGACTTCTCCCTTTGAACTTGAAAATCTAGAGCCGTTGCGTAGTTCAGATCCATCGCCAGCGACCGCTACCAACGAAAACATCATGTACTACAGAGCGCCTACACGACGCTGGGGGTACGATGTGGCTCTGCAATTTAGTCCAGCAAGCCCTGCCGCTGCTCGTTTTGTAACAGCAGGCAAAAATCGAAGCGAATACTACGTTGAACCTCCCGCAAACGACCCTTACATCGCGAATCTCTGTGAGGCTGTAAAAGCAAGAACCGAACTTAATCTCAATACCAATTGTCCGAGAAGAGGAAGTTAG
- a CDS encoding FkbM family methyltransferase, protein MRNVTQAIVEIGGKKYTIVSDDNYLKQIKKRFEPKMVQLFKAVATGSEVILDIGANIGCTALLFGELSKEVYAFEPSPTTFQLLEKNILNSGLENIALQNTGLGEESGEFTLTFSPANRSGGFVSNQTQIEAGHVTEKITIRQLDEVIQSLNLSQVDFIKIDVEGFEGQVLRGATQTLATYQPIVVLELNHWCLNAFQRTSIPDFFDFLRSQFPILLAIDDSNYLNLHNQDESYTVMYHHILQGNFPNLLAAFDESQIEQFRESYQHRFTPNNFRSYVRSIKRKMGL, encoded by the coding sequence ATGAGAAATGTGACGCAAGCGATCGTAGAAATCGGAGGTAAGAAATACACGATCGTTTCAGATGACAACTATCTGAAACAGATCAAGAAGCGCTTTGAGCCGAAAATGGTGCAGCTATTTAAAGCGGTTGCAACAGGTAGTGAAGTTATTTTAGATATTGGTGCAAACATTGGATGTACTGCTTTGCTGTTTGGTGAACTATCAAAGGAAGTTTACGCTTTTGAACCTTCTCCGACTACGTTTCAGTTACTCGAAAAGAACATTCTTAATTCAGGATTGGAGAACATTGCTCTGCAAAATACAGGGCTTGGAGAGGAATCGGGTGAGTTTACGTTAACGTTTTCGCCTGCTAATCGATCGGGTGGTTTCGTCTCAAATCAAACTCAGATCGAGGCGGGTCATGTCACTGAGAAAATTACGATCCGACAGCTTGACGAAGTGATTCAATCGCTCAATCTGTCACAGGTAGATTTCATCAAAATTGATGTCGAAGGATTTGAAGGGCAAGTGCTTCGAGGTGCAACACAAACACTTGCAACTTATCAGCCTATTGTGGTGTTGGAACTGAATCATTGGTGTTTGAATGCGTTTCAGCGAACATCGATTCCAGATTTCTTTGATTTTTTACGATCGCAGTTTCCCATTCTTTTAGCGATCGACGATTCAAACTATCTGAACTTACACAATCAAGATGAGAGTTACACAGTGATGTATCACCACATCTTGCAAGGAAACTTCCCGAATCTCTTAGCAGCTTTTGATGAGAGCCAAATTGAACAATTCAGGGAGTCTTATCAACACAGATTTACACCGAATAATTTTCGGAGCTATGTTCGATCGATCAAACGCAAGATGGGACTTTAG
- the rpmB gene encoding 50S ribosomal protein L28, translating into MARRCQLTGKKANNAMAVSHSHRRTKKLQEVNLQVKRIWWESGKRFVKLRLSTKAIKTLEHKSLEAFAKEAGIDLSRL; encoded by the coding sequence ATGGCACGTCGATGTCAACTCACTGGCAAAAAAGCCAACAACGCGATGGCAGTGTCCCACTCGCACCGCCGCACCAAAAAGCTTCAAGAAGTCAACCTCCAGGTCAAGCGCATCTGGTGGGAAAGCGGCAAACGCTTTGTAAAACTTCGTCTTTCGACCAAAGCAATCAAAACCTTAGAACACAAGAGCCTCGAAGCTTTTGCTAAAGAAGCAGGCATCGATCTCAGCCGCCTGTAG
- a CDS encoding aspartate aminotransferase family protein: MSPETLVKSPTPVPFSTAEFDEYVMTTYARFPLTLVRGSGSTVWDDQGRDYLDFVAGIATCTLGHAHPAMIAAVTEQAQTLVHVSNLYYNEPQGELAKWLVEHSCADRAFFCNSGAEANEAAIKLARKYAHTVRNITNPVIITANASFHGRTLATITATGQPKYQQNFNPLVPGFHYVPYNDAEALKSAIADLDQSEPQVAAIMLEGLQGEGGVRPGDLAYFQTVRQFCDEKGILLIMDEVQVGMGRSGKLWGYENLGIEPDIFTSAKGLGGGVPIGAMLCKSHCNVFGPGDHASTFGGNPFACAVALAVCHTIDRENLLAHVQARGEQLRSGLTQIAHKFPSLIAEVRGWGLIDGLELSADNTFTAPDIVKVAIQEGVLLVPAGPKVVRFVPPLIVTAEEIDRALTAVDRALTLLS, translated from the coding sequence GTGAGTCCAGAAACCCTTGTAAAATCTCCCACTCCCGTCCCATTTTCCACCGCAGAATTTGACGAATACGTGATGACCACGTATGCCCGCTTCCCGCTGACGCTCGTTCGCGGCTCAGGCTCGACCGTGTGGGATGACCAAGGGCGAGACTATCTGGATTTCGTCGCCGGAATTGCCACTTGCACGCTCGGACACGCCCACCCTGCAATGATTGCCGCTGTCACCGAGCAAGCCCAAACCCTCGTCCACGTCTCTAACCTCTACTACAACGAACCCCAGGGCGAACTCGCGAAGTGGCTCGTCGAGCATTCCTGTGCCGATCGCGCTTTTTTCTGTAACTCTGGAGCCGAAGCCAACGAAGCCGCGATCAAACTCGCCCGCAAATACGCTCACACCGTCCGCAACATCACAAATCCAGTCATCATCACCGCAAACGCCAGCTTCCACGGTCGTACCCTCGCCACAATTACCGCCACCGGACAACCGAAATACCAGCAAAACTTCAATCCGCTCGTTCCCGGCTTCCACTACGTCCCCTACAACGACGCTGAAGCGCTGAAAAGTGCGATCGCTGACCTCGACCAATCCGAACCCCAAGTCGCCGCCATCATGCTCGAAGGCTTACAGGGCGAAGGCGGTGTCCGTCCTGGCGATCTCGCTTACTTCCAAACCGTCCGCCAATTCTGCGACGAAAAAGGCATTCTCCTGATCATGGACGAAGTGCAAGTCGGCATGGGACGCAGCGGCAAACTCTGGGGTTACGAAAATCTCGGCATCGAACCCGACATTTTCACCTCTGCAAAAGGATTAGGCGGCGGTGTTCCGATCGGTGCAATGCTCTGCAAATCTCACTGCAACGTGTTCGGACCCGGAGATCACGCCAGCACTTTTGGCGGTAATCCATTCGCCTGTGCGGTCGCTCTCGCGGTCTGTCACACAATCGATCGCGAAAATCTCCTCGCTCACGTCCAAGCCCGTGGTGAACAACTCCGCTCCGGTCTCACTCAAATCGCCCACAAATTCCCTTCTCTCATCGCTGAAGTGCGCGGTTGGGGACTGATCGACGGTCTGGAACTCAGCGCTGACAACACTTTCACCGCCCCTGACATCGTAAAAGTCGCAATTCAAGAAGGCGTTCTTCTCGTGCCCGCAGGTCCCAAAGTCGTTCGCTTTGTCCCCCCCTTAATTGTCACCGCTGAAGAAATCGATCGCGCTCTCACCGCTGTCGATCGTGCCCTCACCCTCTTGAGCTAA
- a CDS encoding sodium:proton antiporter — MMTQQVLAIATGDQGQFAQLVTVLIILLLVATIVALLSRRLRVPYVTGLVLAGVAIAEFLPQKVGLDSALIINLFLPILLFEAAINTDIRRLRSTLRPILLLAGPGVLIAVGVTAIGLKFGLALPWVPALLAGVILAITDTVSVIAVFKEVAVPSRLITIVEGESLFNDGIALVLFSLILKFNATGNITLVDGVRELVVVIAGGVVVGLVLGYLGVGLYLQSEDDPLSSILLTVAIALSAFQLCQFLQVSGVVAVVIAGLMVGNLERSQSVSASSRITVLSFWEYAGFGVNTFIFLLIGLELRLDTLGRTLPAVLLAVMAYQMGRLLAVYPLLALVKVFDRPIPLKWQHVLFLGNIKGSLSMALVLSLPSNIPGRESLIAIVFGAVLLSLVGQAVGLPLVVQKLKLSHTSETQQWIEGLQSQLMTAKAAQDELDTLLKSGVLPKSVYEELRSSYQIKVAAAERSLRDFYNRRSEKAIEIAIRDSRFDAVRRRLLLAEKNALNDALRKRILSEEIVRSRLKAIDEQLLKVEDD; from the coding sequence ATGATGACACAGCAAGTTTTGGCGATCGCGACAGGCGATCAGGGTCAGTTCGCGCAGTTGGTGACGGTGCTGATCATTTTGCTGCTGGTGGCAACGATCGTGGCGTTGTTGTCGAGACGGTTGCGGGTTCCGTATGTGACGGGGTTGGTTTTGGCGGGGGTGGCGATCGCGGAATTTTTGCCCCAGAAAGTTGGGCTGGATTCGGCTTTGATTATTAATTTGTTTTTGCCGATTTTGTTGTTTGAGGCGGCGATTAATACGGATATTCGACGGTTGCGGAGTACGTTGAGACCGATTTTGCTGCTGGCGGGTCCGGGAGTGTTGATTGCGGTGGGCGTGACGGCGATCGGGTTAAAATTTGGGCTGGCGTTGCCGTGGGTTCCGGCGTTGTTGGCGGGCGTGATTCTGGCGATTACGGATACGGTGTCGGTGATTGCGGTATTTAAGGAAGTGGCGGTTCCATCGCGATTAATCACGATCGTTGAAGGTGAAAGTCTTTTCAATGATGGGATCGCGCTGGTTCTATTTAGTTTGATTCTGAAGTTTAATGCGACTGGAAATATTACGCTTGTCGATGGTGTGCGCGAGTTGGTCGTAGTGATTGCAGGCGGAGTCGTTGTTGGGTTGGTCTTAGGTTATTTAGGAGTCGGATTGTATTTGCAATCGGAAGATGATCCGCTCAGTAGTATTTTGTTGACGGTTGCGATCGCGCTGAGTGCGTTTCAGCTTTGTCAATTTCTACAGGTTTCGGGTGTGGTGGCGGTGGTGATTGCGGGATTGATGGTTGGGAATTTGGAGCGATCGCAGAGTGTTTCGGCATCGAGTCGCATTACGGTTCTAAGTTTCTGGGAATATGCAGGATTTGGAGTCAATACATTTATTTTTCTGCTGATTGGGTTGGAACTTCGGCTGGATACTTTGGGGCGGACTTTGCCAGCGGTGTTGTTGGCGGTGATGGCGTATCAGATGGGGCGATTGTTGGCGGTCTATCCGTTGTTGGCGTTGGTGAAAGTGTTCGATCGACCGATTCCGTTAAAGTGGCAGCATGTCTTGTTTCTTGGCAATATTAAAGGCTCGTTATCAATGGCTTTGGTGTTGAGTTTGCCATCGAATATTCCGGGAAGAGAATCATTGATTGCGATCGTATTTGGAGCAGTTCTTTTATCGTTGGTAGGGCAAGCCGTTGGACTTCCGTTAGTCGTTCAGAAATTAAAGTTATCTCACACTTCAGAAACACAGCAGTGGATCGAAGGATTGCAATCGCAGTTAATGACCGCGAAAGCAGCACAGGACGAGCTTGATACATTGCTGAAAAGTGGAGTGTTGCCGAAATCGGTGTATGAAGAACTGCGATCGAGCTATCAAATCAAAGTTGCAGCGGCAGAACGATCGTTGAGAGATTTTTATAATCGTCGATCGGAAAAAGCGATCGAGATTGCGATTCGAGATTCGCGGTTTGATGCAGTGCGAAGGCGATTATTGTTAGCTGAGAAAAATGCGCTGAATGATGCGTTGAGAAAGCGGATTTTGTCTGAGGAAATTGTGCGATCGAGATTAAAGGCGATCGATGAACAGTTGCTGAAGGTTGAGGATGATTAG
- a CDS encoding type II secretion system protein encodes MTSSTQERKPLLALLQKTAIAKSTNQGLTLIEGLLAIVIIAITMVSITPPIFWAVASRVQTQRAEQALKLAQGEIDRVRTIIDRGKDRTTTFLPPVVSGNVRDSATVAAPNNAGTGVISTRSCSGTVATLPPANAATFVQIDTNGDCTADYLLQTFRSQGLDERGNAFTGASGQTLSGFVMGVRVYSTVARAELTAGRGSTQPASLRGTNGLGNQLNRPLAVLYSTIVRSNEGQNLEIYRKLCPANNPTTGSC; translated from the coding sequence ATGACTTCCTCTACCCAAGAACGGAAACCGCTGCTCGCCCTGCTTCAGAAAACTGCGATCGCGAAAAGCACAAATCAGGGCTTAACGTTGATTGAAGGGTTACTAGCGATCGTCATTATTGCAATCACGATGGTCAGTATTACTCCACCGATCTTCTGGGCAGTAGCATCACGGGTTCAAACGCAGCGAGCAGAGCAAGCTCTGAAACTTGCCCAGGGCGAGATCGATCGCGTTCGCACGATTATCGATCGCGGTAAAGACAGAACAACAACGTTTCTGCCTCCTGTAGTAAGTGGCAATGTTAGAGACAGTGCCACGGTTGCGGCTCCCAATAATGCTGGAACAGGTGTGATATCCACAAGAAGTTGTAGCGGGACAGTTGCTACATTACCGCCAGCAAATGCTGCAACCTTTGTCCAAATCGATACGAACGGGGACTGCACCGCTGACTATCTCCTGCAAACGTTTCGTAGTCAAGGACTTGATGAAAGAGGAAACGCATTTACAGGAGCCAGCGGACAGACTCTCTCAGGCTTTGTTATGGGGGTTCGGGTGTATTCCACTGTCGCACGAGCTGAACTGACTGCGGGAAGAGGCAGTACGCAACCTGCTTCTCTGCGAGGAACAAACGGGCTGGGCAATCAGCTTAACCGTCCATTAGCAGTTTTGTATTCCACGATCGTTCGCAGCAATGAAGGTCAGAACCTAGAAATCTACCGCAAACTCTGTCCAGCAAACAACCCAACAACTGGAAGCTGCTAG